The Nitrospirota bacterium DNA segment GTCGATAAAGAGGACCTCCTCGGGCGCAAGGCCCATCTGCCGGGCCACGTCCCGGAACAGGCCGGGGTCCCGCTTTCCCTTCCCCATCCGGTAGGAGTTGAAGACGTAGTCGAAATGCCGATAGAAGGGCGAGCGCTCGTTCAGCTCCTCGAGCCAGTCGGTCTGGTCGCTCAATATCCCCACGGTAAGACCGGCCTGCCGCACCTCGTGCGCCAGCTCTAGCACGCGGAGGCGCAGGACGAACCTCCCGAGTACCTCCTCCCTCATCGCCGCCGCCGTGCCCTCGATGCGCGTTTCAGTCGTCGGCGTGGCCATTACGTCAAAGGTCACTTGCCTGGTAACGTCCGTGATTGTCAGATCTCCCACAATCTGAAACGTATACGTTTCGCCAACAGCGCCGCGATCAGGCAGCCCGATGACTTCAAGCGGTGCAAAGGTTACAAGGGGATCTGGACCAGGTTCGGCGTGAACTGGCAGAGCTGAATGTGGTCATCCCGCAAAACTCGGCCGAGGTCGATCGCTTGGCCCTGCGCGAGCTCTCCGTTTCCAGCCGCCAGCGGGAGATGGCGGTGCGCCGCTCCCTCGG contains these protein-coding regions:
- a CDS encoding HAD-IA family hydrolase is translated as MGDLTITDVTRQVTFDVMATPTTETRIEGTAAAMREEVLGRFVLRLRVLELAHEVRQAGLTVGILSDQTDWLEELNERSPFYRHFDYVFNSYRMGKGKRDPGLFRDVARQMGLAPEEVLFIDDKEQNVERARSEGFQASVFKGEDALGRELHRRLSPKPAH